The Streptomyces sp. NBC_00483 genome contains the following window.
ACCGCTGAGCTTCACGTACGGCGCCTCGTTGAGCGCCCCGAAGAAACTGCCGAGCGGCTGTACGACACCCTTCGTGCCGTCCTTCAGCTCGTACAGGCAGCCGAGGTCGAGGTCCACATTGACCATCGACTGGGTGTGTGCCTGCACCACATCGGGCTTGAACATGCTGAACGGATGCCGCACCAGGCTGTTCCGCTTGGAGCCGCCGATGTCCGAAGTCCGCATCCGCCACGACAGGTTGACCCGCAGGTTGCCGGTGGCCGCGCCCTGTTTGGAGAGCGAGACGACCGGATGTCGCTTGGTGAGTTCGATCGAGTTGGTCGCCGCGCTGCCCGAATCGAACTCGAACTGTGCGGAGTTCCCGCGCCATACCCTGTCCCAGAA
Protein-coding sequences here:
- a CDS encoding TerD family protein — protein: MSFWDRVWRGNSAQFEFDSGSAATNSIELTKRHPVVSLSKQGAATGNLRVNLSWRMRTSDIGGSKRNSLVRHPFSMFKPDVVQAHTQSMVNVDLDLGCLYELKDGTKGVVQPLGSFFGALNEAPYVKLSGDDRFGSASGETIYVNLDHRDSIKRLLVFVYIYDQTPAFDRTHAHVTLYPSNGPRIEISLDERAPQARSCAVVSIENVKGDFVVRREVRFVYGFQAELDRLYGWGLQWGRGYKSVTGR